From the Huiozyma naganishii CBS 8797 chromosome 2, complete genome genome, one window contains:
- the MDR1 gene encoding GTPase-activating protein MDR1 (similar to Saccharomyces cerevisiae MDR1 (YGR100W); ancestral locus Anc_3.444), with amino-acid sequence MSFFESLRQKATFIDKIAESFGTTLTRDERFKLEYKLPADENIMLDINADISFKCIHARDQTFKVSTNDKNSHAANIDGPPSVHYVFSGKLYLTSHFLVFRDSFDQKSCILVLNISTIKKVERTPSSLYAFSLTIHLYSNTQILIQFIGLKYKSEQFCEQLKRNLKENIPNVKRLSYFLSTCYSEFLINKNVLRQKDIRAPPAGLGQTYRYPGSPDIAKEKAKLRLWFDYFKENGQNISMVRTLYFQKLVRIGIPNRLRGEIWDVCSGSMFLREANEDLYERLLSSNKNKSSQATEEIEKDLKRSLPEYSAYQTEEGIQRLRNVLTAYSWKNPDVGYCQAMNIVCAALLIYMTEEQAFWCLCNLCDIYVPGYYSKTMYGTLLDQRVFESFVEEKLPVIWNHLEKHDIQLSIISLPWFLSLFYTSMPLEYAVRIMDIFFMNGAKSLFQVALAVLKVNADDILSSEDDGMFIAVIKTNFHSLHESAHPDSRDIKYRQITHFQTLLVTAFKEFSVIDDELIGQERNKYKKAIFQDIETFVKKTQLRHLPKVFHLTDDNLSNIYDMFYQSIETHKISMGTGSSNMQFDVFVQFMTRLCQWCTTTTKSDDDKFVPQRNAFLTKLFVKWDRSELNELTLTDTILGFDKLVTPDLLESINNFFSLYDSDDDGELQRDEVLQMAEGLLFLTEPWKSGKIIDKLTQRSIENDIAEKIIHDTGNELQDKNNIELPTDVSIDEDKYKSEQTERYLQANSNFLQRSFEYAKSLELADDFNLIDLSDDDNDMNGSIPFEIKENRKKKKFESLMANAALDPIHPKVLDLATFRMIVLADETYELFFAETFRLSINLDINFGSNNDRGKALRGMFDGIIADGRRVAEHVRRRVDSVATKNSAVSIEGSIPATITSTMTNGSRFEDLDDFTSEPQDEQEELLKNSWLDEDDADEGQGARKEQTVELLNPESEPDLIEFET; translated from the coding sequence ATGTCTTTCTTTGAATCGCTACGTCAAAAAGCTACTTTCATTGATAAAATAGCAGAAAGTTTTGGTACTACATTAACAAGAGATGAACGGTTTAAGTTGGAATATAAGTTGCCAGCGGATGAAAATATCATGCTTGATATCAATGCAGATATCTCATTTAAGTGCATTCATGCAAGAGATCAGACATTCAAGGTGTCTACGAATGATAAAAATAGTCATGCTGCCAACATAGATGGCCCACCGAGTGTTCACTATGTGTTTTCTGGTAAGCTGTATTTAACCTCACACTTTTTAGTGTTTCGAGATTCTTTTGATCAAAAATCCTGCATCTTGGTTTTGAATATATCAACTATAAAGAAGGTCGAAAGGACACCATCTTCTTTGTATGCATTTTCTTTGACAATACACTTATATTCAAATACCCAGATATTGATTCAATTCATTGGTTTGAAGTACAAATCCGAACAATTCTGCGaacagttgaagagaaatttgaaagaaaatattcctAATGTGAAGAGATTATCTTACTTCCTAAGTACCTGCTATTCGGAGTTTCTAATCAATAAGAATGTGTTAAGACAAAAGGACATTAGGGCCCCTCCTGCAGGGCTTGGTCAAACGTATAGATATCCAGGAAGTCCAGACATAGCAAAGGAAAAGGCCAAGTTAAGACTATGGTTTGAttatttcaaagagaacGGACAAAATATATCCATGGTGAGAACTCTttactttcaaaaactggtaAGAATTGGAATTCCCAATAGATTGCGGGGCGAAATTTGGGATGTTTGCTCAGGCTCAATGTTTCTTCGGGAAGCAAATGAGGATTTGTACGAGAGGCTTTTGTCTTCGAATAAAAACAAATCATCCCAGGCGACTgaggaaattgaaaaagacCTGAAAAGATCTTTGCCCGAATATTCCGCTTATCAAACCGAAGAAGGGATTCAGAGACTTAGAAATGTTTTGACGGCATATTCATGGAAGAATCCTGACGTTGGGTATTGTCAGGCTATGAATATAGTATGTGCCGCATTGCTCATCTACATGACTGAAGAACAGGCGTTCTGGTGTCTGTGCAATCTGTGTGATATTTACGTTCCTGGTTATTACTCCAAAACCATGTATGGGACACTGTTAGATCAAAGAGTATTTGAGTCATTTGTGGAAGAAAAGCTTCCTGTCATTTGGAATCACCTGGAGAAGCATGATATCCAATTGTCTATCATTTCGCTTCCATGGTTTTTATCGCTGTTTTATACATCAATGCCGCTAGAATATGCCGTTAGAATAATGGATATATTTTTCATGAATGGTGCCAAATCGTTATTCCAGGTTGCTTTGGCTGTTTTAAAGGTGAATGCAGATGATATCCTTTCAAGTGAAGATGATGGGATGTTTATTGCGGTAATAAAAACTAACTTTCACAGCTTACATGAGAGTGCCCACCCGGATTCACGAGATATTAAGTACAGGCAGATCACCCACTTTCAAACGTTACTGGTAACTGCTTTTAAGGAATTTAGCGTTATAGATGATGAGCTTATAGGACAGGAACGCAACAAATATAAAAAGGCCATTTTTCAGGATATCGAAACGTTTGTAAAGAAAACACAATTGCGTCATCTACCAAAGGTGTTCCATCTAACCGATGATAACTTGTCAAATATCTATGACATGTTTTATCAAAGTATTGAAACGCATAAAATTAGTATGGGAACGGGATCATCCAACATGCAGTTTGATGTTTTTGTCCAATTCATGACTAGGTTATGCCAATGGTGTactacaactacaaaaaGTGACGATGATAAATTTGTCCCTCAGAGAAATGCCTTTTTAACAAAACTATTTGTTAAATGGGACCGGAGTGAATTAAACGAACTAACTTTGACTGATACAATACTTGGTTTCGACAAACTAGTTACTCCTGACCTTTTGGAGTCGATAAATAACTTTTTCTCGCTCTATGATAGTGACGATGATGGGGAACTTCAACGTGACGAGGTTTTACAAATGGCGGAAGGGTTGCTCTTTTTGACAGAACCTTGGAAAAGCGGCAAGATTATAGATAAGCTAACCCAAAGATCTATTGAAAATGATATAGCCGAAAAGATAATACACGACACTGGAAACGAATTGCAAGATAAGAATAATATCGAGCTACCTACTGATGTTTCTATTGATGAGGATAAGTACAAATCTGAGCAAACAGAGCGTTATTTGCAGGCAAACAGCAACTTCTTGCAAAGATCATTTGAATACGCAAAATCGTTAGAATTGGCAGATGACTTCAACCTTATCGATCTATCTGATGACGACAATGACATGAATGGCAGTATACCATTTGAAATTAAGGAGAAtaggaagaaaaagaaatttgaGAGTTTAATGGCCAACGCGGCTCTTGATCCCATACATCCAAAGGTACTTGATTTGGCTACTTTTCGAATGATTGTTTTGGCGGATGAAACGTACGAACTATTCTTCGCCGAAACGTTCAGATTATCTATCAATTTGGATATTAACTTTGGTTCAAACAACGACAGAGGCAAAGCTCTGCGCGGGATGTTTGATGGAATCATCGCAGATGGAAGAAGAGTCGCTGAGCATGTCCGTCGTCGTGTTGACTCTGTTGCCACTAAAAACAGTGCGGTATCAATAGAGGGAAGTATTCCGGCTACTATTACGAGTACAATGACCAATGGTTCCAGATTTGAAGATCTAGATGATTTCACATCAGAGCCTCAAGACGAACAGGAGGAGTTACTGAAAAACTCATGGCTAGATGAGGATGATGCAGATGAAGGGCAGGGCGCACGGAAGGAACAAACAGTAGAACTTCTGAACCCTGAATCAGAACCTGATCTAATAGAATTTGAGACGTAG
- the TEL2 gene encoding Tel2p (similar to Saccharomyces cerevisiae TEL2 (YGR099W); ancestral locus Anc_3.442) codes for MIPGTDLAILKTEFSSSVLHDCLQKIESQADYNLLDVEGTMIIIKNVIPVYLSLSKNSQGLLVRIIARSFSILSQIVEFTQRNLQQNQKQKQVFKLVLKDVLYMEVPWFYNYIENVCGEKSVLLRRSVRALLFGSKLFNLLSEEVSILEYLSCLSVQWEYLINDFLKIRDNKQVLSILGDFLSAVLGLHRTYASDIILGELFFRSKQYFDCLLLILKNASLLEKDKIIRRAIFPYLELRINNDNTTDIQNIFKSLQIHDMSTAVLLQLKSLPMQMILLKISSHDTILSNVYSLLQILKEHADGDDEKQDTQVSQLTVFSLELLKGSPELGKISHSDLFLNMVTQRLNHSSSQYRERTMFIAKVITGQQLKFESSFEIRIPDLNIVESRVEIDFDSLKIPESSGRALSTKTNPIEASSLLEDVMLPNSDDEVSESEMDSDDETATVKSKRHIVFLKDLLKEYESGGEKESLPLFQQTVRLVRQKQYFQAEVEYYSYDLMMNVATLNNSFDEKDFEQWRINALVSIAVVVPQKIADMFTILFNSELSLQQRMAILSSIGMAARELRGIDDKNIVKPNYDFPTKKLPELKTRDSNSNLLVEEAGQYGKADDQFISNGRTKWRSKKLDTVAKPIKKLNHFRKFAALFFYPLAHGWLNGIDLGAHNKLFKTHYLTTLRIVYTCAYPVSNYESISALMQQIVVDAAAQGIDIE; via the coding sequence ATGATTCCCGGTACGGATTTGGCTATACTAAAGACCGAGTTCAGCTCCTCTGTGCTCCATGACTGCTTACAGAAGATCGAAAGTCAGGCAGACTACAATCTTTTAGATGTTGAAGGTACTATGATCATCATCAAAAACGTCATTCCAGTATACTTATCTTTATCAAAAAACTCACAAGGATTGTTAGTGAGAATCATTGCCCGATCTTTTTCAATACTTTCTCAAATAGTGGAATTTACCCAAAGGAATCTGCAGCAGAATCAAAAGCAAAAGCAAGTCTTCAAATTAGTCCTCAAAGATGTGTTGTACATGGAAGTGCCCTGGTTTTACAATTATATTGAAAACGTATGTGGTGAAAAGTCAGTATTGTTGAGAAGAAGTGTAAGGGCATTATTGTTTGGTAGTaagttgttcaatttgttGAGCGAAGAGGTCAGCATATTGGAATACCTGAGTTGTTTGTCAGTTCAATGGGAATACCTCATTAACGATTTTCTTAAAATACGAGACAACAAACAAGTACTTTCAATATTAGGAGACTTTTTAAGTGCAGTATTGGGTTTACACCGAACGTATGCCAGCGATATCATTCTCGGTGAACTGTTTTTTCGGTCTAAGCAATATTTTGACTGCTTGCTTCTAATCTTAAAAAATGCTTCTTTGTTGGAGAAGGACAAAATTATTAGAAGAGCCATTTTTCCATATTTGGAGTTGAGAATCAATAATGACAACACAAcagatattcaaaatatttttaaAAGTCTCCAAATTCACGATATGAGTACCGCGGTTTTATTACAACTCAAATCACTTCCGATGCAAATGATACTTCTAAAAATTTCGTCCCATGACACCATTTTGAGCAATGTATACTCGCTGCttcaaatattgaaagaacatgctgatggtgatgatgaaaaacAGGATACACAGGTATCTCAATTAACAGTATTTTCTCTGGAGCTGCTGAAAGGGTCTCCCGAATTGGGTAAAATATCTCATTCGGACCTTTTCTTGAATATGGTTACGCAACGGTTGAATCATTCAAGTTCCCAATATAGAGAACGAACAATGTTCATTGCCAAAGTAATAACTGGTCAACAATTGAAATTCGAGAGCTCTTTCGAAATACGGATACCTGATTTAAATATAGTTGAATCGAGAGTTGAGATCGATTTTGACTCTTTAAAAATACCAGAGTCTTCCGGGAGAGCGCTGTCTACTAAAACTAACCCAATTGAAGCATCTTCCTTATTGGAAGATGTTATGCTTCCGAATAGCGATGACGAAGTGAGTGAAAGTGAAATGGACAGTGATGACGAAACAGCTACTGTCAAAAGTAAACGACACATCGTATTTCTGAAAGATCTGTTAAAGGAATACGAGAGTGGGGGAGAAAAGGAATCATTACCTTTGTTTCAACAAACTGTCAGATTAGTACGTCAGAAACAATACTTTCAAGCCGAAGTTGAGTACTATTCCTATGACTTAATGATGAATGTAGCCACGTTGAACAACTCGTTTGATGAGAAAGATTTTGAGCAATGGAGGATAAATGCACTTGTCAGCATAGCTGTTGTGGTGCCACAAAAAATAGCAGACATGTTCACGATATTATTCAACTCAGAACTTTCTTTACAGCAAAGAATGGCTATTTTGAGCTCCATTGGCATGGCAGCCAGAGAGCTAAGAGGGATTGACGATAAAAACATTGTTAAGCCTAACTACGATTTTCCTACCAAGAAACTTCCAGAGTTAAAAACAAGGGACTCGAACTCAAACCTATTAGTAGAGGAGGCAGGACAGTATGGAAAAGCAGATGATCAGTTTATATCAAACGGTAGAACCAAGTGGAGATCAAAAAAGCTTGATACCGTAGCAAAGCCAATAAAAAAACTCAATCATTTCAGAAAGTTTGCAGCCCTGTTTTTCTATCCGTTAGCTCACGGTTGGCTTAACGGGATAGATCTCGGCGCTCACaataaactgttcaagacTCACTATTTGACTACTTTAAGAATTGTTTATACATGTGCCTATCCAGTAAGCAACTACGAATCAATAAGCGCACTCATGCAACAAATTGTAGTAGATGCAGCGGCGCAAGGTATCGATATAGAATAA
- the ESP1 gene encoding separase (similar to Saccharomyces cerevisiae ESP1 (YGR098C); ancestral locus Anc_3.441), whose product MANTEEPLNEVVINKTTYARPTEKIEKTLSTLGKENINHTFVSLEERFQETENAVSSFLKKNADQLIPYDVDPLHNSLLSCYFHLRSIHAIGQVKLLVKKHLSIIGKLLTAKVQKDMLIRASEEIISLYNENNMDKKSKLDDVLQSDFKLGNIYYLSTLKILTLQLIIKYNLVDEYKETILELFLHDDRYFFKDPKLKINLLIKLLLNFFAKLDDCKTLFGLKFLQYLKQFDIDFSTYIKNISKEVFEKKLISSSHKVNRDSCYFYYIRSYFYQFQKQVTQLNTITIQSLLYEDSDSSIKDSDSLVKSIDFPKKEYSYTTSQVSEKPKLTESSVYFSGTTISHLRQKIKITLCLWNSLNLDSQTITKGLTNIFDETLIWLNTNLRSLEEYKEDLFSTFTALKEFCYFNHEVKRLRNLINVSFNGYVVFKDFEFLRVATAMMIELYLVEHTQELRSSIIVMISKFIESARDKAQKSELFLQLYNFFVTINIEDISELVTFCQQICSQCLKSCEPQFPQILRSCSEIQTAILLTHLPISRQTTCIMSQWTSVTFNLYQLLSQNTSIPAPSTVSTVRSPRFHYLYNYEVLLKVSFFLNQEMTQHSSSNLPQILQTYEKKWLRRSITADTTISLLEIKFTKILLQYLNFCAFHKSVISLVEMFKENERYYRPVMLVSEKYVLEAFVNLQMVEKIATFEKQYTLFSEVTLRDASTTDVIDFLHIQLLLFFWNNDPESFTNLFHLTIPKTRPEILDVKNSARLGVSDYVNVLLLNVQVHLSASRLNLISDNVIAAVTEAKKALKLASSLLKKMFKLSPSSRLCVIRLLSETYSVLSDAYISIGIAREPEFYMKELSRVICELREPTWVFRSLYSLFEYYDLTVQFHLKGVTLQKLNKTFDYLQGAYDIHSLTVYLYSNGEITKITQSLELYFQFTDIGTTFLPSYWNLKCGSVVDDLKCLPCYRPLNIVNKMRRLLRQVLKLTEHNAFLKEFFKSSLAIPSIKPKHIDLPTYGSTTESPRSSNMTPRTKSLQQKFERSVIVQKLQRMKKYIEQVNIHTLRHAEQHTVSNIYLSTILLLSNIEADSTFLKDDLRQSFFLSDLSRYVPFYYDRIMSCLDKDIYNEMSILPFGYMAKQIANERAKALSMQQELDKELLDFNVISIDICPLTENLVLTKYEGQSHRRTTLRISLKENRSKDTHCGHLSFSAALEEMNTIVEENNKTTSTEVTTQITTPEGRKKWWQSRYQLDKRLEQLLEKICNFWINGFAGYFSPHLIDQSHFAEFKSGFYEVLHQTLPSRKNFATPSAFIEIEDWILEIFLKLDPENDNYINMIEDLLYFVFDILLFHGEENAYDEIDLGQCYVQLVDKIKKYQSHVCNTTTYLKNQVSHTFLIVSSLCHIFPWESIPFLKDMRISRLPSYRSLVHLLEKKGASFPINISLDTKLGMILNPNGDLPRTELNFKDTFRHLYESTSDSKLVSGGKPSKEEYLAMIRDSNFFVYVGHGSGEQYASLQEVKKSESLAASLLLGCSSAEMKRCGKLESTNSVYSYLLGGSPLVLGNLWDVTDKDIDKFSQSVFEKIGLIKDFQGEISGYKDIPDAVAESRDVCHLKYLNGAAPVIYGLPAKFT is encoded by the coding sequence ATGGCTAATACAGAGGAACCTTTAAATGAGGTTGTTATAAATAAAACGACTTATGCAAGACCTACcgaaaagattgaaaagaCATTGAGCACGCTCGGTAAAGAGAATATTAACCACacatttgtttctttggaagaacGCTTCCaggaaactgaaaatgCAGTGTCATCATTcctgaaaaaaaatgcgGATCAACTTATCCCTTATGATGTCGACCCACTTCATAATAGTCTGCTTAGCTGTTACTTTCATCTACGCAGTATACATGCAATTGGCCAGGTAAAATTGCTTGTAAAAAAGCATCTGTCGATCATCGGGAAACTACTTACAGCAAAGGTACAAAAGGACATGCTAATAAGAGCATCTGAGGAGATTATTTCATTGTACAACGAGAACAATATGGATAAGAAAAGTAAACTAGACgatgttcttcaaagcgaCTTCAAACTAGGGAACATTTACTATTTGTCGAcattgaagatattgacCTTGCAATTAATTATCAAATATAATCTGGTTGACGAATATAAAGAAACAATACTGGAATTATTTTTACACGACGACAGGTACTTTTTTAAAGATCCAAAGTTGAAAATAAATCTTTTGATAAAACTacttttgaacttctttgCAAAACTTGATGACTGCAAAACCCTTTTCGGCTTGAAGTTCCTACAATATCTGAAACAGTTTGACATTGATTTCAGTACATATATCAAGAacatttcaaaagaagtattcgaaaagaaactgatttCAAGTTCTCATAAAGTTAACAGGGACAGTTGTTATTTCTATTATATTCGTTCCTACTTTTATCAGTTCCAAAAACAAGTAACGCAATTGAACACAATTACAATACAATCGCTTTTGTATGAAGACAGTGATTCTTCCATTAAAGATAGCGATTCTTTAGTAAAAAGCATTGATTTCcccaaaaaagaatattcGTACACAACCTCGCAAGTCTCCGAAAAGCCCAAACTCACCGAATCATCTGTGTACTTCTCAGGAACGACAATATCTCATCTGagacaaaaaatcaaaattACTCTCTGTCTCTGGAACAGCTTGAATTTAGATAGTCAAACGATAACTAAGGGATTGACCAATATATTTGACGAAACTTTGATTTGGTTGAATACAAACCTGCGATCATTAGAGGAGTATAAGGAAGATTTGTTTTCAACTTTTACAGCGTTAAAAGAGTTTTGTTACTTCAATCATGAAGTGAAAAGACTGCGTAATTTGATCAATGTTTCTTTTAATGGATATGTtgtgttcaaagattttgaatTTTTAAGGGTTGCTACCGCAATGATGATAGAACTTTACCTGGTTGAACATACCCAAGAATTGAGATCTTCGATAATTGTGATGATTTCCAAATTTATTGAAAGTGCCCGAGATAAAGCTCAAAAATCGGAACTTTTTCTGCAGCTTTACAACTTTTTTGTGACAATTAATATTGAAGACATTTCAGAGCTTGTTACATTTTGTCAGCAAATTTGTTCCCAATGTTTAAAAAGCTGTGAACCTCAATTTCCACAAATACTAAGGAGTTGTTCTGAAATACAAACAGCAATCCTTTTAACACATCTCCCGATTTCACGGCAAACAACATGCATAATGTCTCAATGGACATCAGTTACATTTAACTTATACCAATTACTAAGTCAGAACACTTCAATACCGGCACCATCCACGGTATCAACTGTAAGAAGTCCGCGATTCCATTACCTCTATAATTATGAAGTTTTACTCAAGgtatctttttttttaaacCAAGAGATGACGCAGCATTCTTCATCAAACTTACCGCAAATACTTCAAACTtacgaaaaaaaatggctGAGACGTTCAATAACAGCAGATACGACAATTTCACTTCTGGAAATCAAGTTTACCAAAATACTCTTACAATATCTCAACTTCTGCGCTTTCCACAAATCAGTCATCTCTCTCGTCGAGATGTTCAAGGAGAATGAGCGATATTATCGTCCGGTGATGCTTGTCTCAGAGAAATATGTTTTAGAAGCTTTTGTCAACCTTCAAATGGTTGAGAAGATTGctacttttgaaaaacagTATACTCTTTTCAGCGAAGTAACCCTCCGTGACGCATCCACAACCGATGTCATTGACTTTTTACATATTCAActgcttctctttttttggaataACGATCCTGAATCATTTACCAATTTATTCCATTTGACCATTCCAAAGACCCGACCTGAAATTTTAGACGTAAAAAACTCAGCTAGACTAGGCGTGTCCGATTACGTCAATGTCCTTCTATTAAATGTACAAGTTCATTTGAGTGCTTCAAGATTGAATTTGATTTCCGACAATGTTATAGCAGCTGTAACAGAGGCCAAAAAAGCTCTAAAATTAGCATCATCTCTTTTAAAAAAGATGTTTAAACTTTCACCATCATCAAGATTATGTGTTATTCGTTTACTATCTGAGACATATTCGGTTTTGTCGGACGCATACATATCTATTGGGATAGCCAGAGAACCAGAGTTCTATATGAAAGAGCTTTCTCGAGTGATCTGTGAACTGCGTGAACCCACTTGGGTGTTTAGATCCTtatattctctttttgAATATTATGACCTCACAGTTCAGTTTCATCTTAAAGGAGTTACTTTACAGAAACTAAACAAAACATTTGATTATCTTCAAGGCGCCTATGATATCCACAGCTTAACAGTGTATTTATATTCTAATGGCGAAATCACTAAAATAACTCAATCCTTGGAATTATACTTCCAATTTACGGACATTGGCACAACGTTTTTACCATCTTACTGGAATCTAAAATGTGGATCAGTGGTTGACGACCTCAAATGTCTTCCTTGCTACCGCCCATTGAATATAGTGAACAAAATGAGAAGGTTACTACGGCAAGTTTTAAAATTGACTGAACACAATGCCTTTCTCAAGGAGTTTTTTAAGTCCAGCCTTGCTATCCCTTCAATCAAGCCAAAACACATCGACCTACCTACATATGGTTCAACTACAGAATCACCTAGATCATCAAACATGACCCCCAGGACAAAGAGTTTACAACAAAAATTCGAGAGATCTGTGATAGTCCAGAAATTACAGCGCatgaaaaaatatattgaaCAAGTGAATATCCATACTCTGAGACATGCAGAACAACACACCGTCTCTAATATTTATTTGTCTACTATTCTGCTATTATCAAACATTGAAGCAGACAGCACCTTTTTGAAAGACGATTTGAGACAAAGTTTCTTTCTATCAGATCTGTCACGTTATGTTCCCTTTTATTATGACAGAATAATGAGTTGTCTGGACAAAGACATTTATAACGAAATGTCCATACTACCGTTTGGATATATGGCGAAACAGATAGCAAATGAAAGAGCTAAAGCTTTGAGCATGCAACAGGAACTCGACAAAGAGTTACTTGATTTTAACGTGATATCAATAGACATATGCCCTTTGACAGAGAATTTGGTCTTGACAAAATACGAGGGGCAATCTCATAGGAGGACCACCTTGCGGATTTCGTTGAAAGAGAACAGATCCAAAGATACACATTGCGGACACCTTTCATTCTCTGCTGCATTGGAGGAGATGAATACGATCgttgaagagaacaatAAAACTACATCAACAGAAGTCACCACCCAGATCACCACACCCGAGGGACGTAAGAAATGGTGGCAGTCACGGTACCAATTAGATAAAAGATTGGAACAACTGTTAGAGAAAATCTGTAACTTTTGGATCAATGGATTTGCGGGGTATTTTAGCCCCCATTTAATTGACCAATCCCATTTTGCTGAATTTAAAAGCGGTTTTTATGAGGTACTACATCAAACTTTACCTAGTAGGAAAAATTTCGCCACTCCATCGGCGTTTATTGAGATTGAAGActggatattggaaattttTCTCAAACTCGACCCTGAAAATGATAATTATATCAATATGATTGAAGATTTACTGTACTTTGTTTTCGATATCCTATTATTTCACGGTGAAGAAAATGCCTATGACGAAATTGATTTAGGTCAATGCTACGTTCAATTGGTTGACAAAATTAAGAAATACCAGTCTCACGTTTGCAACACTACTACATACTTGAAAAATCAAGTTTCGCATACTTTCCTGATTGTAAGCAGTTTATGTCATATCTTCCCATGGGAAAGCATACCTTTTTTAAAAGACATGCGCATTTCTAGACTACCATCGTACAGAAGTCTGGTGCATTTGTTAGAGAAGAAGGGAGCTTCCTTTCCAATTAATATCTCTTTGGATACAAAATTGGGTATGATTCTAAACCCAAATGGTGACTTACCAAGAACTGAACtgaacttcaaagataCATTCCGACACCTATACGAGTCAACCTCGGATTCAAAGTTAGTATCAGGCGGTAAACCAAGCAAAGAAGAATACCTAGCAATGATCCGGGACTCTAATTTCTTTGTTTATGTTGGGCATGGAAGCGGCGAACAGTATGCCTCATTGCAAGAGGTTAAAAAATCCGAGTCACTTGCTGCCAGTCTTTTATTAGGTTGTTCCTCTGCAGAAATGAAGCGATGTGGTAAACTGGAATCGACAAACTCCGTTTATTCTTATCTCCTGGGAGGAAGCCCATTGGTTTTAGGGAATTTGTGGGATGTTACCGATAAGGATATAGACAAGTTTAGCCAGAGcgtgtttgaaaagatcgGGCTCATCAAGGACTTCCAAGGTGAAATATCTGGTTACAAAGATATCCCAGATGCTGTGGCCGAGTCAAGGGATGTTTGCCATTTAAAGTACTTAAACGGCGCAGCACCAGTAATTTACGGATTACCGGCCAAGTTCACCTGA
- the KNAG0B01070 gene encoding flavin reductase family protein (ancestral locus Anc_3.439), which translates to MALLFRDAMKRLSYPTIILTSSAPLNSEPSKYHGLTISSMTSLSLNPKPLLQFNLQLPSHTSRALRMHNLFAVHFLRPDYKSIELAKRFSQGTRVGGTHPFLGLKKLKDYSLFLGSEEIELPLLKHAERILICKTKDAFVVQDHEIWVGEVIDSIINSPEEETVMGGLLHCNRRFYKLGDTVSGK; encoded by the coding sequence ATGGCTTTGCTATTTAGAGATGCTATGAAAAGACTTTCTTACCCGACGATAATACTCACGTCGTCAGCTCCATTAAACTCTGAACCCTCGAAATACCACGGTCTTACTATATCCTCAATGACATCTCTTTCACTAAACCCCAAACCGCTGTTACAGTTCAATTTACAACTACCGTCACATACTTCCCGTGCACTTCGGATGCACAATTTGTTTGCCGTGCATTTTTTAAGACCCGATTATAAATCTATAGAGCTAGCAAAACGATTCAGTCAAGGTACAAGAGTAGGGGGGACTCACCCATTTTTGGGCCTAAAAAAACTCAAAGACTATTCACTCTTTCTTGGATCCGAAGAGATTGAGCTTCCATTATTGAAGCACGCTGAGAGGATCTTAATTTGTAAGACAAAAGACGCTTTCGTTGTACAAGACCACGAAATATGGGTGGGGGAAGTAATTGATAGCATAATAAATTCACCTGAGGAGGAGACTGTTATGGGAGGTTTACTTCATTGTAATAGACGATTTTACAAGCTGGGGGACACAGTGAGTGGAAAGTAA